In the Arachis stenosperma cultivar V10309 chromosome 8, arast.V10309.gnm1.PFL2, whole genome shotgun sequence genome, ttatataaagataaaaaaaatttattttaaaaaatataaaatataaatacaaaaaatataaattttttattcattaagattaattattatatacaaatttttttataatattaaaatgatattttaaactacaacataaaaatataaaataaataaagtttattttatattacttgacaaataattagtttattatatttaaaatttattaaccaattactttgttaaatatattattatataatataattttttattaaaatatttgtaaaagtaaaatttatttaaaacgttatatataatacatgaaaatattaatttttttatttaggtatgtatttaaaattatattatttattttgtttttctaaaaaaaattaaaaaataaaaaaaatattttcatgtattatatataatattttaaataaattattttttaaaaatatttttataaaaaattatgctATATAATAGTATCTTTAATAAAAGTAgtaagttaataaattttaaatataataatctaattatttattaagtaatataaaataaattttaatgattttattatttttatagttttatgttagttatagtttaaaatattattttaacataattttttaatattataaattttttttgtaataattaattttaataaataaaaaatactcatatattttatatttaattatttaagaataaaagattttgttgtcgtttaaagtattgtgtattaaaatattgccatttaaaacatttatttatgtactatgatattctatatttattagagtccatcAATGCTCTTGTTTTATATTAGCCTTtgatttttatctaataaaatctaatggcCTATATAAGTGTGGCTCATTCAATAAGCACATAATGGTTGAGCTCGTTTTAGACATACCCTGCAAGACACAGCACAGTAAAAATCATGATCAAGTAATGTGAACTATAGGCTAAAATAAGTTAGCACAACGGAAGAGCATTTAAGTCTGAAATATAATTTTGTATTCCCTGCCTGGGTCATCGATCAAAACTTGATCCTCACAAAAAGAAACTATGCTAATTAATCCCCATTATCACTTTCTTCATAATCACTGTTAATTTTGCCCATTATTTCATTAGTAACACTCTGCAACTCCATCAAACACTTCTTATACTGATACGTTTCCCCTTGTTCCACCCCATCATTATTAACCATTTCTCTGGCCTCTCTAATAGCAGCCATAATCCTCTGTTTATCCATTGCAGAAACCTTAGAGAAAAAGTTCCCATCCTTGATAGCTTTCTTCACTTTATACACACATTCATCCAAAGCATTCTTTGCTTTAACTCTCTCTTTGTACTTCTCATCTTCATCCTTCAACATTTCAGCTTCTTCAATCATTTTCGCAACTTCCTTGGCCGAAAACCTTCCCGTGCCATTATTTATTGTAATCTCTTGTTTCTTTCCGGTGAGTTTTTCCTCCGCAGACACACTCAGGATCCCATCTTCGTTTACATCGAAACATATATAGATTGGAAAGCCCCGTGGGGCCGGAGGAACATCGAAAGAGAACAATCCAAGCATGTTGTtctcacttgctcttaacctcTCTCCTTCATACACATCAACGCAAACTGTAGGTTGGTCATCAGAATCTGTGAAGTATGTTCCTTTCTTCTTTGCAGGAATTGGAGTATTTCTTGGAATCAAAACACTCATGAGATCCCCTTTTATCGATGTTCCGAGCGAAAGTGGAGTAACATCCATTAAGACCAAGTTCTTCAAAGTCTTACTATCATTGCCTCCATGACCGTTATTTATCATATAAGCCTGAACGGCGGCGCCATAAGCGACCGCTTCGTCGGGGTTGATACTCTTGCAGAGTTCCTTTCCGGGAAAGAAACTCTGCAGAAGCTTCTGAACTTTGGGGATTCTTGATGAGCCTCCGACAAGAACTATGTCATGTACATGGTTCTTGTCGACTCTGGCATCATCAAGACACCTCTTAACTGTGTCCATACACTTTTCAAATAGATCATCGTTGAGTTTCTCAAACCTGGCACGAGTCATGGTTGAATGGAAGTCAATTCCTTGAAACAATGCATCTATGTCAATGGTGGCTTCATTGTTATATGAGAGTATTCTCTTGGCTTTCTCACACTCATTTCTCAACCTCCTTAAAGCTTTTGAGTTCCCATTCATGTCTTCTTTGTGCTTCCTTTTGAACTCTTTAGCAAGATAACTCACCATTCTATTGTCAAAATCTTCTCCTCCTAAATGAGTGTCTCCGGCGGTGGCCTTAACCTGGTAAGTGCCACCCTTAATAGTAAGGA is a window encoding:
- the LOC130945872 gene encoding heat shock cognate 70 kDa protein-like codes for the protein MANKHAIGIDLGTTYSCVAIWEERNSRAEIIHNDQGNRTTPSFVAFTDSQRLVGDAAKNQASTNPTNTVFDAKRLIGRKYSDPVIENDLKLWPFKVVADAEDKPKIVVNYKGQENELTPEEISSMILTKMKDIAGAFLESPVTDAVVTVPAYFSHSQRKATKDAGTIAGLNVMRIINEPTAAALAYGLQKRPNCAEKRNVFVFDLGGGTLDVSLLTIKGGTYQVKATAGDTHLGGEDFDNRMVSYLAKEFKRKHKEDMNGNSKALRRLRNECEKAKRILSYNNEATIDIDALFQGIDFHSTMTRARFEKLNDDLFEKCMDTVKRCLDDARVDKNHVHDIVLVGGSSRIPKVQKLLQSFFPGKELCKSINPDEAVAYGAAVQAYMINNGHGGNDSKTLKNLVLMDVTPLSLGTSIKGDLMSVLIPRNTPIPAKKKGTYFTDSDDQPTVCVDVYEGERLRASENNMLGLFSFDVPPAPRGFPIYICFDVNEDGILSVSAEEKLTGKKQEITINNGTGRFSAKEVAKMIEEAEMLKDEDEKYKERVKAKNALDECVYKVKKAIKDGNFFSKVSAMDKQRIMAAIREAREMVNNDGVEQGETYQYKKCLMELQSVTNEIMGKINSDYEESDNGD